In Primulina eburnea isolate SZY01 unplaced genomic scaffold, ASM2296580v1 ctg870_ERROPOS2543523+, whole genome shotgun sequence, the DNA window GGGgaagaagttttgcagaaactatgTGAAGATGCGATGACTGTTAAGAGTCTCCAACTCCTTAcgcaacatcaattcataaaggTGGCCCTCCTTGAAGGCATTCACCTCTGCAGAAATTTTTAAGTGCTCACGCACTTCTCTCAACTGGGCCATCCGCCTAAAGGTGGTGACCCTTCCtgagttgtacaggagctccagctcctgtaattcttcccagtagggaagactagcatagaagACCTTGTCTTCTATCGCAGCTTTTTGTGCCTCAAGTGAAACTGGAACGAcgcttgaactacttgctcctgccatttcttcttaaaacttttctgctgatacttgtgactaacttttcagtcttatttataggcaaggACAAGGAAAACGAAAGGATGCTTCTCTCTGTGACGATTGATATGCCAAGCACTATACTCGTCTTTAATCATTACtgtctattgccgtcatttttctttaatgcatttatttagggggaatgatggtctaagagattaactgagaagacagttgttagtgaattcctaactgaaaggactcagtttttcctaactgatcgttcagttgaaaattctactaatcttctcatcaaagttaataaattaaacctattatattcctaatcaaatgacgtgactatctgctaaatcatgatgaatttaAGTTTATAACGTGTACAcgtttttaaccgctcaaaattgcacacacatggcacgcgtacattattttttaaaaaacacaaattatttacggactgacacgtgtccaaaaatttgaatagtcacgaaCATATGTACAAttgcccgcttcatttcagttctaCTTTTTGATTATTCACAAACTGCCGAAAGTAAGAACAAATATCTTCTCTAAATTTCTCTTTCAGCAAATCACCCAGTACGAAATGACGACTCAGATTCCCGCTTACATGCTTAATGCTATGACAATCAATTTTGGATCCGTTTTATCTTTCGGAGATGATGAGGTCAAAAAGGTGTTTCAAAAACTCGAAAATGCTGGTCTGAGAACATTTCTGGGACAATCATCGCaggatatatatccaaaagaacttcaagatttctattcctctggcaaagttgactcagaaggtatcataaattctactgttaatgatcagttgctgactatatctgaagattcttttggggaattattttctttaccttGTGACGGATTagcacaactttcggatgtcaaagcatctgatattgatgaaatgcaaatccttttatctgcatgatggacggaaaattaaagtttccgatcctaagaaggaactgaaacatgaaattcagttgcttgctgatataattgctaaaggactcttagcaaaagcaggatcatttgctgcacttacattggaaaagtttcaagcgATTACTACTATTATGACTGATCAAaaattcaactggaaacgactcatcttcaacatactgaagaatatgtttttgtcgtcaaaacaatccaagggttttgccgtacaaatcagttatcttttgAAAGTAAAAGGTTTAGTGGATGCTGATTCTGAAAGATTATCGAAattcaaggtgttcaatgcaaagaacactatgccaccaaaaatcaacctggacatttctcctgccAAATTCGTCAAGattaagaaggagattggaaTTGATCAGGCGACTACCAAAACagtcaagaaaaccaaaacgttAGCTCAACTGAAGGCTGCCAAAAGGAAGTTGATTTTGAGTCCATCAGAGTCAGAAAAGACATCATCACCTCAAATTGCGAAaaagccaagaactcaaagggttaaaactacttctgaggtatccatttctactgacaaaatgatttcctttactgatcagcagcctatagaagcagttcctctacaGATTATCCCACAAGCTGATTCAGTAAGTACCATAAAGAAATCAGTTAGGACCCAGGTTCCTGTTACTCAAATACctcgaccaattggtgtagcacctgccagacccaaaggAATAAAATTTGTAGAACAAATTGAATCAACTCGAACTGGACTGGAAATTCCTCATatcatgagtactgataaagggaaagggaaattgattgaagaacccagaccctccaacccgattcagactcatattgatcttgTATGGGGAAAGGTGAATAGTTTTGCTGCTGCAAAAActaagtcctatgatgcttgggtaggctatcgtactgaggtttttgccaagcaactgaaggaaAAGTCCGAGCTCcaaaaattcatcaagctggaggcctttgttcttcgaactgtcaaagctgcctctattgctcaagccttagagaggaaaagttatttctttgatcagatgagagcgaagaagttggctcaatttGTCGCTAAGCTTAAAAACAATTACTTGCCAACTGGTCctactgcatatgctgatcaagctgtaattactcagcttgacACTGACCTTATAGGGCTACTTTCTCGgatcaaattttgggaattggATCAAGAGCTAGTAGTCTACCAagaagattcagatgatgatgtGGAACTAGTTGAAGAAGCACCCTCTAACATtacagaaccatcatcagctttagttcttgttccaactgaagagccaattTCTGATAAGCTTTCTTCACCACCTATTGAACAACAACTATATACTGAAGCTGAGCTGACTTTcgctcatattgatgaagtaattcaagccGTGGTAGAAGAATCCAACCTTAGTGAACCAGTTAATGATAAAGTAGATCATTCTGTTAATCAAACCCATCCAGAGGTCACTATTCATTCAGAGGAAATTGTTCCACCAGATCAATCTGTTGATCAGGTTATACCAACAGAAATGCCAGATGACTCAATCGATCATTCCCTAGAGACATCAGTTcaggttgtgccaccatcaacTGAACAAAATCCTTCCTCAAAATCTCAGGATCAAGCAGAAATCCCTGCTGATGATATTTCAGTTCGAAATGTTACTGAAATagtttcaactgatcaagccttgatcGTTTCTGAACTTGATAAGGGTAATGCAAGCACTTCTCGCCAATCTAATCCTCCAtcttcagcagattttgatctcatttttgaagaagtccaacatatgcaggacaGCATGAATCAAATCATTACTGCCatttccaaaattcaaaatacacAACTTTCGCACAGTCTGAAATTGGAAGAAAATCAGAATCCTTGAAAAGACTGAAGGATATTCAATCTACTGTTACTGCTCTCTCTTTTGCAGTTGGcgatattcagaaaaatagagttatcatgtccagtctgactgccactcaagaattGATTAACCAACGCGTCAACAATGTGGAATCGCTTGTGTCTCGGAAAATTGAACTACTGCAAGTCACAATGACTACtgctattgaaaatatgtcatCATCTGTCACGGTCCTCTCTTCTCACGTTAgcaagctatctgacaagatggatgtatttgacaaaaagggggaaagcagctgaagaaactgatatcatttgaccagttattttatgattcagttatGATAAAGAATTAGAAGAAGAATTAATCAAGCTATTATTTTCAACTGATACCAGTTTCTCAGACTTCTACAAGAAATCCAAatattctatgattcagttgcgtaatctattatcaacaaagagctgagttaaatctcttggttttgtcaaacaccataaagggggaaattgttggaaactaaattctggagtttgacaaaacataaaatcaactaatacatgaaagcatattcggcagctgaacattcaactaaaatcagttgacacaaactgatcagttgagaactgatcagttaaaacattcagccgaaaacattaaatCTTCTCAACTaatgatacctcgggaaagatcattcaacagacaaaaagacatatcagacatcaactgaatgtggaaagccgcactgcatagaaaaacgtatttcggctattgagattaatacgccgtcttacaataaatgatgaagcggcaatcaagaactctgtccaagaaatgataaggaggcaatcaacggatacgagaattcaaaattaccgttgaaagataagtctataaatatgactaaagagcagttgacaaaatagacgattgaccaatctcaaacttgccattactctgttAAAAATCTCTGCTCACACCTATCAGATCTATTcttagcaatcaaggctacatatTGAGCAATCTAGCACTATGAATATTGATAACtagataagtgctaagttcagttacttacagagatcattgtattatactaagagtttcagttcaggcaatagataagtcctaactgaagtgggtctgtacaagcgttgtactcgatcaaagtcttttagtgaatatcctatccttgtgatagaaggggtgacgtaggagttgttcaattctccgaacatccaaaaacatattgtgttgtctttacttcagctttttatttccagttagatattctatctttcaatcagtttattttccgcaactacttattcagtttaactgattgataattGACAGACGGGAtactcagttcagtttgtaacaaaactgaactacctttttcgaaaaacatttaaattcctagaagtgtttattcaaccccccttctaaacactccttagtcaataaccgatcctaacaccaacccttcacctcccatgcatgcatatgatATGGtcttttatcaaaataaaaaccatggagtaaatttaattatctcaaacatatttgagactaattaaatattaattgaatttacccaagtaccactagttaaataattaatttaaattgagctctacaagactcaatataatttaattaattcaacacttgaattaatttaattatttggactctactaggtccactagtgtttaattaattcaacacttgaattaatttaatttagtccattataatgtttatgaaaatcacaattttcaaatacattattcacttggccaaattttaatttaggaacacttccataaattaaaatttatgtttctctcatagaagtcatacttctatttttccttacacttataaactactttataagccgttcaacacattgaactaattttacttctcaacgggatctagaaagcctgcacttgtgtggccttcaatggttcattgatacaactagccgtgggttcacatctccatgtgattcggactaaacatgtccttatatgagcataccccaattgctccattcttatttatcaactgctTGATAACAAAAacatcagaactcaagtctgatagtacccaaccaattatgttaaacgcctagcagcatcgcttacatgattccctaggtattaaatgatagtgcctgcaagaaccattcaattatggttagcgtacagtacggtcccttcaactcatatatcccgaccgattcgacaaccattggtttatcgagagttgtcaatgaatcgatactatgtgtcatgccgtagttgcatcgatggtgtaatctatgaaactcctttcataattaccaccatactctgatcagagatttcacactacatatacatgaaaacacataggatatccatacccgaaggtaagcggtgaatccccgactacaatgcatcgactcctatatgtttcgacagaacacccaaccttgccacctgatgacccctcgagagtcggtaaacaagtcaaagtgcaatgctagcacatagagtctcaatgttgtcccgggtcataaggactaatggtgtacaaccataaactaggacgtttccactcgataagtgagaaccacttggaaagtcctttaatggagggttgttcagtgcactcttccaggagcacctatctgcatgcttggacatcacaatgtcccctaccaatgaaacatggtactcacattgcagatactagtctctaactcgagcggcctatatccttattagcggcggctgaatcgactaggaactgtttagaatatacagtattccaaatatgagtttcatgatactcatcatatgagcgtctcatattctttctactatttgtatattcaaggactttatctatgcaactagcatgggtatacagataaagatgtgccaaaataataatttcaaatataattaaaataaagatcgtttatacatagagtttcattgtgaacactcggccaacacttggctcgacgggcacctactctaacaatctcccactttcactacagccaactacccatatgcttcaaacccattgattcgcgatgcttctcgaataatggtccaggtaaaggcttagttagtggatcagcaacattatctgcggagtcgactttgtgcaatcatgacatctcctctttccacgatctctctgaggatgtggtactttctcaatacgtgtttggacttctgatgagacctcggctcctttgcttgagcaatggctcccgtgttgtcacaaaacaccgggacaagaGCAACTCCactaggaatgacgcccaactcttggacgaaattccttatccaaactgcctcctttgctgcagctgatgcagcaatgtattctgcctcagtggtggaatccgctgtactgtcttgcttggaactcttccaagagacagcagcaccattgagcatgaatatgaatccagaggttgactttgagtcatcaatatcgctttggaagctagagtcggtatagccttccaattttagttctccacccccatagaccaataaaaatttattggtcctcctcaagtacttgaggatgtctttcacagctttccaatgtggaagaccagggttcgattgatatctactcactacacttagtgcaaaagccacgtcaggacgtgtggatatcattccatacatgatactaccaattgccgaagcatacggaatatgtgtcatcgccgctatctccgcatcagtcttgggagacatagacttggatagggtcacgccatgacacattggtagatgtcctctcttggactcatccatcgagaatcgctccaggatggtatcaatgtatgtggattgggtgagaccaagcaatctcttgatctatctctatagatttgtattcccaatacaaaagatgcttcacccaagtcttgcatcgagaacttgcttgctaaccatatcttggttgattgcaacattcctacatcattcccaatgagtagaatgtcatcaatatacaacaccaagaatgtcacagcactcccattgacattcttatacacacagggttcctcaggattcttagtaaaatcaaactctttgattgtactatcgaatctaaggttcaaactcctagatgcctgttttagaccataaatagatctctgaagtttgcataccatatgctcacttccgacagatgtaaacccttcgggttgagacatgtaaatttcttccttaatatccccattaagaaatgctgtcttaacatccatctgccatatctcatagtcataccatgtagctatggctagcaaaatccttatggacttgaacattgcgactggagaaaaggtttcttcaaagtcaactccttgtctttgagtatatccttttgctaccaatcgcgctttgaaggtcaatacctatcccatccgccccaagtttcctcttgtaaatccatttacaccctatgggaacagttccctcaggtggatccacaagattccacacttggttcgaatgcatggaattcatctcagattccattgcttcaagccacttggatgaatcggcatcagataacgcttccttgaatgtccttggatcacatccaaggttaggctcatcacggccctcttcaagaagcagaccatacctcataggtggtctcgagactctctcggatcttctaggagcttgtatctcctcccttggctcttcgggtgtgggttctacaattgtgggtgtctctcgaacttcttcgatttctatcatctctccttttctattcaatagaaatttcctttccaaaaaggtcgcattcctagaaacaaatacctttgtttcttggggatgatagaagtaatatccaacagaattctttggatatcccacaaagtaacataaaatggatcgactatccaatttatctcccactacctgcttcacataagcagggcacccccatattctaaaatatgaatatttgggtggcttacccatccatatctcatatggtgtcttatcaacttcttttgtatggacattgttaaacaacagtgccgctgtctcaagcgcatatcccaaaaggatggcggcaactccgtgaaccccatcatagaccgaaccatgtccatcaaagtccggttacgacgctccgaaacaccattcaactgtggtgtagcgggcggagtccactgcgagagaatcccattctcccttagatactcttggaactcggcactcaagtactcaccaccccgatccgatcgaagtgtcttcatgcttcgtcccaactgattctctacttcacttctgaattctttgaacctttcaaaggcttcagacttgtatttcatcaaatacacatactcatacctcgaaaagtcatcggtaaaggtgacgaagtaggcatgtccatgcttagtggtgatgctaagaggaccgcacacatcggtatggatcaaatccaataaccctttggctcgctccacatggcccttaaatggaattttggtcatctttccttttagacaggattcacaagtcgtgagagcattaatatcagacatatcaaacatgccaactcccactagcttgttcatccttcttaaggaaatatgtcctaatcgagcatgccataattgtgccgaatttagagtatcttgttttctcttgtttgttgttgttatcgcttggacattgtttagtggaatatctttcaattttaagttatagagatcgttttcaagttccccggtaccaactaaacattcattcttgtaaatgttgcaaacacctttgctaaataaacaagaaaatccaaatttgtccaacatagaaatggaaataatgtttttcaccaaatcgggtacaaacaaaacatctctcaaaattaacttaaaatcattgttcaaaagcaagtaaacatctcctacggccttggcagcaatccttgctccattgcccatcctcaaaaaggtctcaccttttctaagccttctacttcttcccatcacctgcaaatcattacagagatgtgagccacagccggtatccaatacccaagaagtagagttaattgaaatgtttacttcaatatagaacataccgtttccagaacccttTTGGGTAAGATATTTCTGCAGttactgtaatgcccgaattttgatataatatgaCAGTAGTTTTGATGGTTCTTGTGTTTACGTTATGGTATAAATGATAATGATGTTATAGAATGGAATAGATAATGGATGTGTAGAATCAAAGGTGGAATTTGagctaaataggtaatggaagtgcagaaacggtatgaaaaatatggcacaagttgtggtttttagaataatgttttgtatattgatccaattgatgtgaggccacttccattagaaagataagacctAAGGCTATAAATTtcaagttttgagttttgttcaaatcattagggaagacgagccaaaatcgccccgaagtgtgtcgtgcgtatcGTCGTTCTTAAAATGACACATGTTTGGAGAATGGGTATAACTTTTTATTCAGAgctccaaatgatttgaaattttggGAGACGAAAGCTAAGACATAGGgatacaactttgtagtttaccactttcgcAAATTCTGAAGTTAAAAATGTGTTTTGGACAGAATACCGCGCGCCCCTGCGCCAGAACCCGTGCTGTAGCGCGCCCAGTACTGATTTTGTTGTTGTTTGGGGCAGAATGGAGCGCGCGGCAGCGCCAAATCTCGCGCTATGGCGCccaacaacaataataaaaaCGTGTTTTGGTGTTTGGGAAGGCATAAAATAGAATGGTATCATATTTTTCCTCATTTTCCTTCTCCTTCTCTTCTCTCTATCGGTTTGGAAGCTAGGGTTCTCTTCTTCCTttttattttctaattttttcttCAATCTATGGGAGATTTGTTCAAGGAAATTATGAAATGAagttagatttgtgatcctctctCCAAGATCTTCAAGATGGTGTAAGTATGTTATATTTTATTCAAGTTTGGAAATGAGATGaagtttagaattgatatttgtgttgatatttgagatgttggagatgttgagattgtgttggtttgaatttaaaatggaaTTGAAGACAATGGCAAAGTAAAGGAGCTAACTCTTTAGGACACATGCCATGTGTTTGATAGAATGattcaatgaatgtttttatggcaTATTAAGGTTAAGAAATTTATGGATCTTGATTCGAAGCGATATGGAactaattatgaattttgaatAGAAATTACTCTGTTTTGATAGATGATCAGAGTTATTGAATTATAGTAGAATCCAgaggttcaagacttctcacctacgcatttcgatcttcttttggtaataattgaaaggtatgttacggtcggtaacatacgaggtaaaagtatcatttttattttaaattgaaaattcgaTGGCTGGATGAAATATTTGTGATTTGTTGATGAttgatcttttgagatgagcttattatgatattgacttgatgagattgaaatgcaacattgcattgcatattgagccacattttgattcagatttgatatggcggaggtcgccttgttatattgatttgttggacgtatggggctatagttgagttggcatattgtatgcggaggtcgctgctatggcctgaacactctctataggtgcaccatagtcctgggattgtagaacacagcaccccacctcgagcggatgagtcggtggatgttgctgGGGGATTCTCTTtccttgggtaccctatgaccagatgattcacttgatcttgagatttattgatagcccacagcttctgatcatgcattgcactatattgcatctttatgaattcatatgaaatatttgaaattttaattctcatatgttattgattgtatcatactgggtttatactcaccgaCGTGTCCGGTACCTCTTCTTTTCATGTGCTTGAtggtaggtgaggcgaggcttggaATGCCAGAGTCAAgctccaggcgaggagatgcgagttagagtgggattctcgggtcttagcAGCATTTGATGATGTTGGGAAAATTTGGTTCACAAGTTTATTTTGACATGTTGAAAACTTATAGTTCAAACATTTAAATTATTGTGACaatgtttatgtggatttgtgAACAAcgaattatgtattttattaaatcgttTGGTTATTACTTTTATAATTATTGGTATTAGATGTCGGACCCGGGGCCCcacatttggtggtatcagagcataagATATTTGAGGAACATGGTAGATCGAGTCAATTCGAATTGCTTGATCATGTGATATATTTGCTAGCATTTTCATTGTGACATAATGTgaaatacatgattttaattgAGATATTATATTGTTGATCTTTATTCGTTGAGCCAGAGATGATGGATACGAgattgagatgattatgatattgtgatTTTATCTGTGTTTGATCTATTGTATATCAGACATGGCTACTCGTGGTAGAGGTCGTGGTAGACCTAGACAGGACGTACCAGTGGCACAAGATCAGGGCAGTGCTACTCATACTCAGATGGATATAACTCCTACTCCGATGGAGATACTGTTAGCCAGATTTCAGTCTTTGCACCCACCGATGTTGAAGGGTACAGAGAATGCATTAGAGTGTGAGAACTGGTTGGAGAATATGGATCAATTATTTGAATCTATTGAGTATCCAGATGATCGTAGAATCAAGTTAGTTGTTCATCAGTTATTGGATGTTGCTAAGAGTTGGTGGATCATGACAAAGAAAGCTTTAGAGAGTCGAGGTACGATTGTTAccttggatatttttaaatctgaattttatcagcgtttctttcctacCTCTTACAGGAAAGAtaggggagccgagtttgcaaatttaaagcagggaaatctgaatattgaggactatgttgctaagttctcgaatttactgagatttgctcctcatgtagcatCCGATGAAGAAGCTAAGGCCGATCATTTCATAAATGGTCTTAATCCTGATATATTTACCCTGGTTAATACTGGAAGGCCTAACACTTTTGCTGAGGCTCTTGatcgagccaagggagctgaaacTGGAATCATTAGGCAGAGAGGTTCTCAATATTCACAAAGACCCCAACAGCCACCGTTTCAACAGCAGTTCAGACAGGGTAATACTGGTGGTAACAGTGGCAACATAAGAGATCAGTTCAAGGCTAGAGGCAAACAATTTAAGAGGCATGGAAGTAATTTttcgagttctagtggatcgagacagtctggttcagttcagagcACTGGTTATTCAGGCCCGACTTGTGGTCAGTGCGGTGGTAGACATTATACCGATCATTGTAGAGGAATCTTGGGAACTTGCCACTTGTGTAACCAGGTGGGACActatgctcgagtgtgtcctaaCCGTGGCAGTGATATGTCTCAGAGTGGGGGATCATCGAGACAAACACCTCACCAGAATCGTCAGACCCCTACAGTTCATTCTTATCAACAATCAAACCTGGTCAGATCAGAACAAACAGAGTGGTGGCTACAGGGCAGGACATCCACctagacaacaggctcaagtttTTGCACTCACTGAGGATGAGGCACATAATGCTCCAGAtcatgtcattgcaggtaattgttttctctcaggttatcctgcttatgttttgatggatactggtgcatcacatactttcatatcTGAGCACTTTGTCACATTGCATTCGTTGCATTCTATACCATTATCATCTACCTTATCTATTTCTACTCCACTGGGCAAAGTGATGAGGTCAGCTAAAATGATAAGTGGTTGTGAATTTCGCTATGAGAATAATGTCATTGAGCTTGATTGTATTATATTGGAGATGTATGATTTTGACTGCATAGTTGGCATTGACATGTTGACAAGATACAAggctactgtagattgttttcagAAGGTTGTTAAGTTTAGGTCTGATATGACAGATCACTGGAcattctatggtaagggttctcgagctaagattcctttgatatctgtgttgtccatgactcgtttgttgcagaaaggagccgaATGTTTCTTGGTTTATGCGATTGATATTTCAAGGTCAGTACCTAAATTGgaagatattccaattgttagtgaattttcagatgtatttccagatgaAATTCCAGGATTTCCTCAAGTCCGAGAGGTTGAGTtcaacattgagttgatgccaggtacacagcctatt includes these proteins:
- the LOC140822487 gene encoding uncharacterized protein: MATRGRGRGRPRQDVPVAQDQGSATHTQMDITPTPMEILLARFQSLHPPMLKGTENALECENWLENMDQLFESIEYPDDRRIKLVVHQLLDVAKSWWIMTKKALESRGTIVTLDIFKSEFYQRFFPTSYRKDRGAEFANLKQGNLNIEDYVAKFSNLLRFAPHVASDEEAKADHFINGLNPDIFTLVNTGRPNTFAEALDRAKGAETGIIRQRGSQYSQRPQQPPFQQQFRQGNTGGNSGNIRDQFKARGKQFKRHGSNFSSSSGSRQSGSVQSTGYSGPTCGQCGGRHYTDHCRGILGTCHLCNQVGHYARVCPNRGSDMSQNQNKQSGGYRAGHPPRQQAQVFALTEDEAHNAPDHVIAVMRSAKMISGCEFRYENNVIELDCIILEMYDFDCIVGIDMLTRYKATVDCFQKKGAECFLVYAIDISRSVPKLEDIPIVSEFSDVFPDEIPGFPQVREVEFNIELMPGFSQIARPITQLTQKNAPFIWSQACEASFVELKKRLTSAPVLTIPSGVGGFTVHTDASHQGLGCVLMQNGRVVAYASRQLKLHESRYPVHDLELAAVAEPELFVKIKEAQRLDQSIQKSVELVRSGHQSEFQVNNEGILFVNDRIVVPNISELRMHILRDAHCIRFGKKGKLSPRFIGPYEILERVGDLAYRLALPPALSGVHDVFHVSMLRKYHPDPSHVLPPDEIELDQNLS